A single genomic interval of Struthio camelus isolate bStrCam1 chromosome 9, bStrCam1.hap1, whole genome shotgun sequence harbors:
- the SLITRK3 gene encoding SLIT and NTRK-like protein 3, producing MMKPSSAETLHRGRMLWIILLSTIALAWTTPIPLIEDSEELDEPCFDPCYCEVKESLFHIHCDNKGFINISQITESWSRPFKLYLQRNSMRKLYTNSFLHLNNAVSINLGNNALQDIQTGAFNGLRALKRLYLHENKLDIFRNDTFLGLESLEYLQADYNVIKRIESGAFRNLSKLRVLILNDNLIPMLPTNLFKSVSLTHLDLRGNRLKVLSYRGMLDHIGRSLMEIQLEENPWNCTCEIVQLKSWLERIPYTALVGDITCETPFHFHGKDLREIKRSKLCPMLSDSEVEASLGIPQLPSSKENAWPTKPSSMLSSFHFTASSVEYKTSNKQPKPTKQPRAPRPPPTSRGLYPGPNQPPIAAYQTRPPIPIICPTGCSCSLHINDLGLTVNCKERGFHNISELLPRPLNAKKLYLSGNLIQKIYRSDFWNFSSLDLLHLGNNRISYVQDGAFLNLPNLKSLYLNGNDIERLTPGMFRGLQSLHYLYFEYNLIREIQPAAFSLMPNLKLLFLNDNLLRTLPTDAFAGTSLARLNLRNNHFLALPVAGVLEHLHAIVQIDLKLNPWDCTCDLVPLKQWLEALSSVSVVGEVLCASPERLARRDLRGLDLAALCPAALRPAAAAAAASPPAAPPPPPPAATGAAAYELPPPAAAAVPLSVLILSLLVLFFAAVCVAAGLFAFVLRRRRRRKRPLRGPRPEGTADLGGVALRCHRLFEEGGGGGGGGGGGGGERSPEKGPPAGHVYDYIPHPVTQMCNNPIYKPREEEEEEEEEEEEVVVAGTAGAGGGGEEAAELLRGGGPPRFAPAAGPEPGSHYRTLLEKEQEWSLAVSSSQLNTIVTGNPQHPAGGGLAAGGGAPGAGAGVGAAGGAPRDRDRPPPCAVGFVDCLYGTVPKLKELHVHPPGMQYPDLQQDARLKETLLFAAGKGFSDHQTPTSEYLELRAKLQTKPDYLEVLEKTTYRF from the coding sequence ATGATGAAACCTTCCTCGGCAGAGACTCTTCACAGAGGAAGGATGTTGTGGATAATTCTTCTAAGCACAATTGCTCTAGCATGGACTACACCAATTCCCTTGATAGAGGACTCGGAGGAACTCGATGAGCCCTGCTTTGATCCATGTTACTGTGAAGTGAAGGAGAGCCTTTTCCATATACATTGCGACAACAAAGGATTTATAAATATTAGTCAGATAACAGAGTCATGGTCAAGACCTTTTAAACTTTATCTGCAGAGGAATTCCATGAGGAAATTGTACACCAACAGTTTTCTTCACTTGAACAACGCTGTGTCTATTAACCTTGGGAACAATGCACTGCAGGACATTCAGACCGGCGCTTTTAATGGGCTCCGAGCTCTGAAGAGGTTGTATTTGCACGAAAACAAATTGGACATTTTCAGAAACGACACTTTCCTGGGTTTGGAAAGTCTGGAATATCTGCAGGCAGATTACAATGTCATTAAACGGATTGAAAGTGGGGCATTTCGAAACCTAAGTAAATTGAGGGTCCTTATCCTAAATGACAATCTCATCCCCATGCTTCCCACCAACCTATTTAAATCTGTGTCCTTAACCCATTTGGACTTGCGCGGGAACAGGTTAAAAGTCCTTTCCTACCGCGGGATGTTGGACCATATTGGCCGGAGCCTGATGGAGATCCAGCTGGAGGAGAACCCGTGGAACTGTACCTGTGAGATCGTGCAGCTAAAGAGCTGGCTGGAGCGCATCCCCTACACCGCCCTGGTGGGGGACATCACCTGCGAGACCCCCTTCCACTTCCACGGCAAGGACCTGAGGGAGATCAAAAGAAGTAAGCTCTGCCCCATGCTGTCTGACTCCGAGGTAGAAGCCAGCCTGGGGATCCCTCAGCTGCCCTCTAGCAAGGAGAACGCGTGGCCCACGAAGCCTTCCTCCATGCTGTCCTCCTTCCATTTCACCGCCTCCTCTGTTGAGTACAAAACATCCAATAAGCAGCCCAAACCCACCAAGCAGCCCAGGGCGCCCAGACCTCCCCCGACATCCCGCGGCCTGTATCCCGGGCCGAACCAACCTCCCATCGCTGCCTACCAGACCAGGCCCCCAATCCCCATCATCTGCCCTACTGGGTGCTCTTGCAGTTTGCACATCAACGACCTGGGCCTGACGGTCAACTGCAAGGAGCGAGGGTTTCACAACATTTCTGAGCTCCTGCCCAGGCCCTTGAATGCCAAGAAGTTGTACCTGAGCGGGAATTTGATACAGAAAATCTACCGCTCAGATTTCTGgaatttttcctctttggatCTCTTACACCTGGGGAACAACCGCATCTCCTATGTGCAGGACGGGGCTTTTCTTAACCTGCCTAATCTCAAGAGCCTGTACCTGAACGGCAACGACATCGAGCGGCTCACCCCGGGCATGTTCCGGGGCTTGCAGAGTTTGCATTACCTGTACTTCGAGTACAACCTGATCAGGGAAATCCAGCCGGCGGCCTTCAGCCTCATGCCCAACCTGAAGCTGCTCTTCCTCAACGACAACCTGCTCCGCACCTtgcccaccgacgccttcgccgGCACCTCGCTGGCGCGGCTCAACCTACGCAACAACCACTTCCTGGCGCTGCCGGTGGCCGGGGTGCTGGAGCACCTGCACGCCATCGTGCAGATCGACCTGAAGCTCAACCCGTGGGACTGCACGTGCGACCTGGTGCCGCTGAAGCAGTGGCTGGAGGCGCTGAGCTCGGTCAGCGTGGTGGGCGAGGTGCTGTGCGCCAGCCCCGAGCGCCTGGCGCGCCGCGACCTGCGCGGCCTCGACCTGGCGGCTCTGtgcccggccgcgctgcgccccgccgccgccgccgccgccgcctcgccgcccgccgccccgccgccgccgccgcccgccgccaccggcgCCGCCGCCTacgagctgccgccgccggccgccgccgccgtgccgctCTCCGTGCTCATCCTCAGCCTGCTCGTGCTCTTCTTCGCCGCCGTCTGCGTGGCCGCCGGCCTCTTCGCGTTcgtgctgcgccgccgccgccgccgcaagcGGCCGCTGCGCGGGCCGCGCCCGGAGGGCACCGCCGACCTGGGCGGCGTCGCCCTGCGCTGCCACCGGCTCTTcgaggaggggggcggcggcggcggcggcggcggcggcggcgggggggagcgctCGCCCGAGAAGGGGCCGCCGGCGGGCCACGTCTACGACTACATCCCGCACCCGGTGACCCAGATGTGCAACAACCCCATCTACAAgccgcgggaggaggaggaggaggaggaggaggaggaggaggaggtggtggtggcggggacggcgggggcgggcggcggtggaGAGGAGGCGGCCGAgctgctgcggggcggcggccccccccgtttcgcccccgccgccgggccggagcCCGGTTCCCACTACCGCACTttgctggagaaggagcaggagtGGAGCTTGGCCGTGTCCAGCTCGCAGCTCAACACCATCGTCACCGGCAACCCCCAGCaccccgcgggcggcgggctggcggcgggcggcggagcccccggggccggggccggggtcggggcggcggggggagccccgcGGGACCGCGAccgcccgccgccctgcgccGTGGGCTTCGTGGACTGCCTCTACGGCACCGTGCCCAAGCTGAAGGAACTGCACGTCCATCCCCCTGGCATGCAATACCCGGACCTCCAGCAGGACGCCAGGCTCAAAGAAACCCTTCTCTTCGCCGCCGGAAAGGGCTTCTCAGACCACCAAACCCCCACAAGCGAATACCTCGAGTTAAGGGCCAAACTCCAAACCAAGCCGGATTACCTCGAAGTCCTGGAGAAGACCACCTACCGGTTCTGa